The following DNA comes from Oharaeibacter diazotrophicus.
CGAAGCGCGACCTGACCGAGCCGACCAGTCTGCTCGCCGAGGCGCGCGGCGAGTTGCGCGCCAAGTTCCTCGCCGCCGACGTCGGCATCACCGGCGCCAACTTCCTGGTCGCCGAGACCGGCACCTCGATCATCGTCACCAACGAGGGCAACGGCGACCTGACGCAGATCCTGCCGAAGGTCCACGTCGTCGTCGCCTCGATCGAGAAGATCACGCCGACGCTGTCGGACGTGGCGCAGATCCTGCGCGTGCTCGCCCGCTCGGCGACCGGCCAGGAGATGAGCGTCTACACCACGCTCTCGACCGGACCGCGCCGGCCGGACGACCCGGACGGGCCGGCCGAGTACCACGTGGTGCTGCTCGACAACGGCCGCTCGTCGATGCTCGGCACCGAGTTCGAGGACATGCTGCGCTGCATCCGCTGCGGCGCCTGCATGAACCACTGCCCGGTCTACCACGCGATCGGCGGCCACGCCTACGGCTGGGTCTATCCCGGCCCGATGGGCGCGGTGCTGACGCCGACGCTGATCGGCGTCGACAAGGGCGGCAACCTGCCGAACGCCTCCACCTTCTGCGGGCGCTGCGAGAGCGTGTGCCCGATGCGGATCCCGCTGCCGAAGATGATGCGGCACTGGCGCGAGAAGGAGTTCGAGCGCCACCTCCAGCCGACGCCGGCACGCTACGGCCTCGCCGCCTGGGCCTTCCTCGTCCGCCGCCCGAAGCTCTACCGCCTCGCCGCCCGCACCGCGGCGCGCGCGCTGGCGCTCATGGGCCGCCGACGCGGACGGGTCTCCGCCCTGCCGCTCGCCGGCGGCTGGACCGACTGGCGCGACATGCCCGCCCCCGAGGGCGGCACCTTCATGAGCCGATACGCTCGGGAGAAGCGCCCGTCATGACCGCCCGCGACGCCATCCTCGCCCGCATCCGCCGCTCCGCCGGCGTCGGCGAGGCCGACACGACCCGCCGCGCCGCGGTCGCCGACCGGCTGGTCCGCGCCCCGCGCGGCGTGGTGCCCGCCCGCGCGCAGCTAGACCCGGAGGCGCGGATCCGGCTGTTCCTGGAGAAGGTCGCGGCCGCCGCCGCCACGGTCGTGCGCCTCGCCGACGCCGCGGCGGTGCCCGCCGCGCTCGCCGAATACTTGCGCGCCGGCAACCTGCCGCAGGCGGTGCGCATGGGCGAGGATCCCCGCCTCGCCGCGATCGACTGGGCGAGCCAGCCGCAGCTGACGATCTCGCACGGGCCGAGCGCCGGCACCGACCTCGTCTGCGTCGGCCACGCCGAGGCCGGCGTCGCCGAGACCGGAACGCTGGCGCTGGTGTCGGGGCCGGACAACCCGACCACGCTCAACTTCCTGCCGGACGTCCACGTCGTCCTGGTCGACGCCGCCGCGGTGGTTGGCGACCTCGAGAGCGTGTTCGACGGTCTGCGCGCCCGCTACGGCGCCGGGCGGATGCCGCGCACGGTCAACCTGATCACCGGCCCGTCGCGCTCGGCCGACATCGAGCAGACCCTTCTGCTCGGCGCCCACGGCCCGCGCAGCCTGCACGTGATCGTCGTCGGCTGACGGGCGGAAAGCCCTGGCGTGCCGGGGCTTCCTCGCACGGGACTTCAGCCCTTGCGGCCGCCCATCCACTGCTCGAAGAAGCTGCGGCCTGCCTCGTTCATCTCGACGCCGGCCTCGAACAGCTTGCCGAAGCCCTCCATGCCCGGCGGCCACTGCGGCGCCTCGGGCTCGGCCGGCTTGACGCCGGGCTTGCCCTCGGCATAGCCCTTGAGGAAGGCGCCCATGGCGTCGCGCATCGGGTTGCCGAGCGCCCCG
Coding sequences within:
- a CDS encoding LutB/LldF family L-lactate oxidation iron-sulfur protein — translated: MQITSPRFSTNAHEALHDAPLQKAMSHVEKNFVVRRRAAADALPEFEALRDAARDIKNHTLKHLDLYLEAYERKVVEAGGHVHWAESAEDARRIVLDICRKAGAKTVTKGKSMISEEIALNDHLEKNGVIPVETDLGEYIIQLRGEHPSHIIAPAVHLNKDQVEAEFRRVHTHLDPKRDLTEPTSLLAEARGELRAKFLAADVGITGANFLVAETGTSIIVTNEGNGDLTQILPKVHVVVASIEKITPTLSDVAQILRVLARSATGQEMSVYTTLSTGPRRPDDPDGPAEYHVVLLDNGRSSMLGTEFEDMLRCIRCGACMNHCPVYHAIGGHAYGWVYPGPMGAVLTPTLIGVDKGGNLPNASTFCGRCESVCPMRIPLPKMMRHWREKEFERHLQPTPARYGLAAWAFLVRRPKLYRLAARTAARALALMGRRRGRVSALPLAGGWTDWRDMPAPEGGTFMSRYAREKRPS
- a CDS encoding LutC/YkgG family protein, with protein sequence MTARDAILARIRRSAGVGEADTTRRAAVADRLVRAPRGVVPARAQLDPEARIRLFLEKVAAAAATVVRLADAAAVPAALAEYLRAGNLPQAVRMGEDPRLAAIDWASQPQLTISHGPSAGTDLVCVGHAEAGVAETGTLALVSGPDNPTTLNFLPDVHVVLVDAAAVVGDLESVFDGLRARYGAGRMPRTVNLITGPSRSADIEQTLLLGAHGPRSLHVIVVG